The window CTATGGAGACAGCAACAGCTGTAGTTGAAAGCACATATGATGTCCCTTGAGGGCAGTTGTTCAGTATTAATCCGTGAAGACTTGGTACCAATGGAAGTAGAAGCATTGACTTGAGGTGTACAATCCTTCTTATCACACTCATCCAGTTTTATGCTTCTAATCAACTCTGCAGGCTCATAGTTGACAAGTTTGGCCTCATTTGGCTGAAGAACATTGCCGTGGAAAAGGAAGATTCTGGAGTATCCATCCGCTCCGACTATATTTATGTTGTTCTCCATGCACCAATTTAGCGCCTCGAGATCTAAATCCAATCCAACTGCAGTTCGACGCGGATCTGTCCTGAGCCACTCCGTGCTGCAGTTCTCACCAAATTAATTTCCATTCCAGTAATCAAGAGCAGCTTCTCAACTATTACAAGCAATAAGGACTGCATTTGATGACTGTAACAAGACCAATATGAAAAATCAATGTTTGGGGATCACATGACAGGCATTTCCAATTTCAGCAGTCAGTGAGCTCATCCATGAGGACTATCCGAGTCATTTCCTATTCCAGAGTAAAAATGTATGAACTGCCACGGTTGGATTCCGCAGTTGAGAATGCTCAGTTGGGCATTTCATCAAACAGCCTAGCACTTCCGGCATAGCGGACCAACTTGATTTCCTTCTAGTCGAAAATGGAGGCATGAATGAAAGAAGCAAATACCTGAGGAGAGCAGTGCCGCAGAAATCTTCCTGCAGATGAAGGGGCTGCCTCCCGCCCACGTACATGAGGAAGAACTTCTGCAGGTAACTTATGTCTCCTTTCGGCGACTGCACTCAAATAGAATAGCCAATGCATTAGATTCCGATCAGAAATGCAAGTGACCGAATTCATGAAACGAAACAAACCTGCACTGATTGCTGGTAGAGGTGGAACTTCGACGGAACTTCGGCTGTCAACGACGATGAAGCTCGACCATCTTctggttcatcttcttcttcgtcaatttcttcctcttcttcgtcGGAAAGAGAAGGCTTTGGAGCTGCCGAGATGCCATCGAAGCTGAAGCCACCGTCTTGGTCTTCATCGAGGTAGTGAGAGGCTTCTCGGCGGGGGTGCCTCTGGTGTCTCTGCTTCTTCTCCCGCTTTCCCATCTCCGCCTGAGCTCGTCTGGAGTTGGACTCTCTGCTTAACCAAAAGCTTCGTTCACCGGAGCgatgaatgaatgaatcaGTTGGAGTTGGACTACCGCTAACGAGCAAACTTTCAACCTGGGCTTCGCCATTCGGCCATGGCCCAAACCAACCAATGATGGGCTCTGCAGCCCGACAACAACGTGTTGTCTTGGTCCTCAACAAGGCCGCGTCCACTCACCCCTCACCGCAAAAGCGGAAACTTCCTCCGCCATTTTCCTTGCTAAGCTGCGCCGGGCGCACTCGCTTCGGCTCGACGGCACCTTGCATACACCCGGGCGTATAA of the Punica granatum isolate Tunisia-2019 chromosome 6, ASM765513v2, whole genome shotgun sequence genome contains:
- the LOC116210737 gene encoding uncharacterized protein LOC116210737, which translates into the protein MGKREKKQRHQRHPRREASHYLDEDQDGGFSFDGISAAPKPSLSDEEEEEIDEEEDEPEDGRASSSLTAEVPSKFHLYQQSVQSPKGDISYLQKFFLMYVGGRQPLHLQEDFCGTALLSTEWLRTDPRRTAVGLDLDLEALNWCMENNINIVGADGYSRIFLFHGNVLQPNEAKLVNYEPAELIRSIKLDECDKKDCTPQVNASTSIGTKSSRINTEQLPSRDIICAFNYSCCCLHSRKDLVLYFRHVLSALSKKGGIFVMDLYGGTSSEQKLRLQRKFPNFTYTWEQAEFDIVARKTRISLHFHIQKQQKKMRDVFSYSWRLWSLPEIKDCLEEAGFKSVHFWLREMPDTHENRSTTGFGAGRDVKYEEVKSFQQQDAWNAYIVGVAK